AACTTTTTGAAGTGATGACCAGACAAAGGGGTTTGGGGTAGGGACAGTAAATTGTGGGGAAGTGACCAGGAAATATATTGGGAGGGAGATAAAACTAGTGGATGATAAGGGTTGCTTTAGTAAGTTTATGCAGATCGATTTCGGTGTTGATTCCCAGTCTCTGGTGTTAAGGATGTTCTTCTCTTCCTTGTACAGGGAGGGCTCCTTTCTTATGGGGAATTTTATGGCCTGTTCTTACGTAGAAAAGGGTAGTTCAGAGagcccttcctgcttctgctgtttttcaagtgccttcagctcaaaataaacAACATGCCAAAGCAGCATATGTTTTTGGGGTGACATGTTCTTCACTTCTTCACTAAATAATCCTAAACTTGAGAGTATGCCTTGTCCCCACTCAGCCATTCCAACCTAAGAATAGGATACAACCTCCAGCTGGGCAAAACAAAACTGGTACaagatatttaacaaaatttcaggaaagcagagcCCAAAGAGTCTAACCAAGGCTGCAatttacctgggcatggtggctcatgactgtaatcccaacactttgggaggctgaagtgggaggattgttttgagtccaggaatccaagaccagtctgaacaatacagggagaccccatctctacaaaaaaaaaaaaaaattaactgggcatggtggctctcacctgtggtcccaggtacttgagaggctgaggtgggaggatcacttgagggtgggaggtagaggctacagtgagccatgattgcaacaatgcattccagcctgggtgacagagtgagaccctgtctcaaaaaaaaaaaaaaaaaaaaaaactaggccaggtgaggtggctcacacctgtaatcccagcactttgggaggccaaggagagaggatcacttaagaccaggagttccagacaagcctgaacaacatagcaagaccctgtctttacaaaaaaattttttaattacctgggtgtggtaggcatggtctcagctacttggaggctgaagcaggaggatcacttgagcccagaagtttgagactagcctgggaaatatggcaagaccccatctctaccaaaaaatacaaaaattagccaggtgtggtggcgtgcacctgtagtcccagctacttaggaggctgacgtggaaggattgctggagcctgggaggtcaaggctgcagtgagccgagattgcatcactgcactccagcctggatggcagagtgaaaccctgtctcaaataaataaagtggtGTAGGAGACCAGAATATGACATCTGAAATATGGCTGtaggagaccagaatatgccacccgAAATATGCCTTTTTGGCACAAGGATTATTTTGAGCAACAGCAAAGGACTAGCTCTGAAAACAAATTACCATCTTGtaaggaaaatataaaggaaaattccATTTGTAAGGATGAATTCTCTCTGTACCAGGAGGAGAGGATGACTCTGAATAACAAAAGACTCTTGTCAATCGAGAAGGCACCAACTTAAATCCACATAACAAACCTTACCCTAGTTTACCCATGCTTTCCCTGGTTACCTCTCCATAACTGGCCTTCCCCACACCTGTTTGTTTCAGTGAACTATAATATATAAGGCTGAATTCAAAGCCACTTCTTTGAGATTGACTCATTTCTCTATGTATCTCCCATGTATTCCTGAGGTATACATGTTAATcaacttctgtttttctcttattaatctgtctTTGATTATAAGAATCTCACCAAGAACTATGAAAggtagagaaaattatttttcctcctctACAATAGAAAGAAGTGAGAACTAGATGAAGATGAAGTAATATAATGACAAATCGTGTCTCTGAAGTAGAAAACCCAACAAATtgaacagaaaaatattcaagaGAACATCcctgaaacaaagaaaagcaacTCTGCAGAATTAAAGAACATGTTGTGTTTCAAACAACTTCAACATAGAACATTCAATATTAAGACATATCTTGACCTACCtattgaaattcaaaaataaagaattcttCAGGCATTCAGACAAATAATAACACATTATATGCAGGGGACAGGCTGACCTCAGAACTTAATGACAGAAGACAGTGGACCAATGGCTAATGGAGTATAACCCAAGGATCTTATGCAAGTAAGTTCCCACACATGGGCAAAGAGGACTCTCTCAAGCAAGAAAAACATCAGGAAGCACAGCATCCATGAGCCTCTCTCAGAGAAACTACTTGATGATATCCTGGCAATTAAGAGAAGACTtcgagaaagaaataaaggagcaGAAGCTATATAAAAGGTTTtggtgggccgggcatggtggctcatgactgtaatctcagcactttgggaggccaaggtgggtggatcacgaggtcaggagttcaagaccagcctggccaaggtggtgaaaccttgtctctactaaaactacaaaaattagctgggtacagtggcaggtgcctgtaatcccagccattcaggaggctgaggcaggagactcacttgaacccaggtggcagagatagcagtgagccgagatcatgacagagtgagactgtctcaaaaaaaggtttTGGTGAACaccaaattaatttaaatatagatCAATACAAAACTGTTGGACTATCACTGAAGACAATGTTAGTGTTATAAacttgtcaaaataaaaatatgaaggccgggcgcggtggctcacgcctgtaatcccagcactttgggaggccgaggcgggtggatcacctgatgtcaggagttcgagaccagcctgaccaacatggagaaaccccatctctactaaaaatacaaaattagccaggtgtggtggcaggtgcctgtaatcccagctactcaggagactgaggcaggataattgcttgaatccaggaggtggaggttgagtgagccaagattgtgccactgcactctagcctggacgacaagagcaaaactcagtctcaaaaattaataaataaaaataaaaatatgaaagttaagGAGAGGGTAATGTGAGGATAGGAAGTATGATAATCCTCATTTTTTTGTGGAAGTCAATCAATGTATAACATTGAAATGTGTGGTTcacaaaaaaaaagcatcattaCTTCTGAAATTTCTTAAATTCAGAAAGAACTTTTAAGAGCTAATACttgttatacagaaaaaaaattatttgaaatctagcctatgtaacaaacctgcacattctgcacatgtatccctgaactaaagtaaaacaaaaattaaaggccaagcgcggtagctcaagcctgtaatcccagcactttgggaggccgagacgggcggatcacgaggtcaggagatcgagaccatcctggctaacacggtgaaaccccgtctctactaaaaaaatacaaaaaactagccgggcaaggtggcgggcgcctgtagtcccagctactcgggaggctgaggcagcagaacggcgtaaacccgggaggcagagcttgcagtgagctgagatccggccactgcactccagcccgggcaacagagcgagactccatctcaaaaaataaaaaatgaaaaattttaattttaattttaatttttaaaaaatctagcaattttttctctttccactttacttcatattttgttttctgttcaatCCAAGTTCTTTCCTCCTATGAAATCCAAGTAAAACTATATTGAATATTGTTTGATAGCAAAGGAGCCTTAACATGTGATGATGTTGCACCCACAGGGTGAGAGAAATGTAGATGAATATGAAATACTGTTGAACCCCCGGGTGCATTTATTCCATTGATTTCATGTCTATTAAGCCATTGGCTTCAAATTATGCCTTACATGGGTATGTAGATTTGccataaaattcataaaattatgCACCAAAAATGAGTGGGgtttttttgcatatattttactttattaaatctTACTAATATTCTTTAAGGGATAAGCCAGACAAGTAGGCTACAGTGAAGAAATCTTACTTTGGAGAGCTAAGAAACCACTATGATACTTCCAGGTATTATCTTCAGTGATGCTTATCTTTATTCAGGGACTCCAGATAATATTCAGCTCCTACAGCTCCCACAAATACAGCAAATCCCCATTTGAATCCTTGTAATAATGCACCAATAAAGGAACCATTGTTTGCAAAGCCACTCACATATCTCCAAGCTTCATCATGGCCCCATGGATCCCTTAGCCCTCGTGCAGCCAACTTCTTCTTGACAGTTTCTAATGGTGTCCCCTCTATCTTCCATTGTTTACAATCTGGAAGTTCCATTTTACTGTGTCCATGTTCATGAGCCATGTCTGACGGCAATCTGACCTCTCAGGACACTCAGCTCTGCAATCGGAGCCAACCCAGGTGTGTTTTCTTATACGTAAGTTTACATcgataaagtttatttaaaaggtttttaaaatgatgCCCCACTGGAGTCTTTATAGAGGATCAGGAAAGAAGTGAAGATGAGAGGGCACAGCTTACCCTCCCCCATCTCCATTGAATTAACCTGGACAGCTAGACACTAATTTCTTTTACCTAAAGACCTTCAACATAGGGTCTCATAGCTTTAAGGGGCAGGGAAGAACACAGCTGTCATGAGAGTAGATGTCAATTGACCTGAATATAAACATAAATCGTGTACAGCTGAAGGTGGTGAGGAGGCGGAACAAGCTGACAAAATCATTCCAGTGACGTAAAGGTAAACTAACAACACTTGAGACAAACAATACTTCTAGATGACACCCCCATTTCTGCTTTCCAGAGTAGCTTTAACCCAGTCCTTCCTGGACACAAGGAGATGGTCTCCAGATGGGGTGCGGTGCCTCTGGGTCTGTGAATGGAACCTCATGGGGGCTGGGACAACCCACAGTTGACTCAGCTTCCACGGAGGCGTCCCCTAGCTCTGCTCCAGCTACAAGCAGGCCCAAGCCAGGGAGCAACTGGCTGGGGTCCTTCCAGCACAAAACCTTTTCAGTTTTCCTAACAATTTCCCGCCTCACGTCTGCAATGTTTTGGCAGCTGCAAGGcctctttttctcctccctttcaACTTGCCTGGTTCTTTGAGCCACAGGGGAGACCCAAAACCCTGCAGAACATCCCGGAATGCAAAGCATGTGCAATGAGTCACAGCTGCAGAGGTGCCAGCAAGAGCTGTTCCAGGCTTAAGTAAGACAGGGAAGCGGGGAGAGAGGTCAGGGGTCTCAGCTGCACACTTTATGTCAAAGGCTGGACCCAGGAAAGAGGACCGGTAGCACTGGCTGGAATGAGGAAAGAAAACGATGAGAAATAGCTGCACGGGGACCACTCCTCTGAAGCTTCCCCACCTGCTTTGCATGGGGCTGTCAGCCCTACTAGCCATTCTCTAAATTCTAAAAATTCTCCCAGGAATAAGAACTTTCTGGATGATAGGGGATTGCAAGTTGGCATTCGGAAAATGATCCCTGACAGTCTTCTAACCAACAATCATAAAGGGCTGAGCCCACTGAGCTTTGCAACGCACTATTTTAAGatgtacttttaaaatgcagTGGGCGTTCTCTCCTTTTGCACCCACAGAGGGGCATTCACTGGCTCTTTCTGGCCTAAAAAACACCCCTCCCTTTTAAGTACTGGAGAGAGCCTTTGGGTGTCAAAACAttacttccttttcattttcgTATTAACAATTGTGCATGGagaatatattcataatattcatcccaaatattcaaaaaactgtaaaataagaaGTGTCTAACTTCTGTTTTCCCCTGCCACCTAGTTCTTCCTAGAAGCaagtttcttgtgtttttttccagaaatattctTTGCATGTATAAACATGTCTGGTATATGTAATTGTTTTTGTACAAATGGCATACAATACACAATATTCTCCTCTTTGTTTGAAAACTGCTTCATGTCAGTACAAACAGA
This genomic window from Piliocolobus tephrosceles isolate RC106 chromosome 6, ASM277652v3, whole genome shotgun sequence contains:
- the LOC111554321 gene encoding NADH dehydrogenase [ubiquinone] 1 beta subcomplex subunit 3-like, whose translation is MAHEHGHSKMELPDCKQWKIEGTPLETVKKKLAARGLRDPWGHDEAWRYVSGFANNGSFIGALLQGFKWGFAVFVGAVGAEYYLESLNKDKHH